Below is a window of Brassica napus cultivar Da-Ae chromosome A5, Da-Ae, whole genome shotgun sequence DNA.
GCAAATAAACTGCTGGTATTTTGGGTTCTTTGGCTGATCTGAAAATCTAGGAATGAATTTatcttttcaaaaagaaatgtTCATCCAATTGAAGATGTTAGAGGTGCGATGGATGTTAATATTCAATGGCATAAGAATGTCATGTATTCTAAACGGTGTAATGGAGTACAATAGGTTAGATCACCGAAATGGGAGCCTCCCCCTAGTGGGTGGGTAAAGTGTAACTTTGATTATAGTTCGGGTACTCAAGATGGTGGAGCTGGAATAGCTTGGTTAATGCGTGATGAAAAAGGAAGTTTTCTGGGAACATGATGTACTCGAGTGGAAAAAATGTATTCATCACTTGAAGGTGAAGTTATTAGTTTTCTTTTCGCGCTTCAACGGGTTTGGATTAGAGGATGGAGAAGAGTATGGTTTGAAGGAGATAACCAAGAATTGTGTAATCTAATTAATCAAGTTAAGAACCATGTGGAACTGGGGAATTTGCTTTGTGATATCGTTATTGGATGACTTTGCTACCGGAAAGTTCGTTGGATCATGTTAACAGAGAGAAAAATCAAACGGTAGATATTTTGGCTAAAAAGGCAGTGatcatcaaaaaaaattgtttgaattttataatattctttCTGTATGGTTGATTCAATTTCTTTATATACCGTTTACAATttagtttttgataaagttacgtggttacaaaaacaaaaaaaactttggaaATCACAAATTTTGTTACTTGCGTAAATCTTCGTAACatatgaattttaataaaacatgcttgttgtttaaaaaaacaattaataaaacatgtatTGTTGCTTAGCTATGACAAAGACCAAAGGTTGCTTCTGCTTTCTTTGTTCATAACTTCGGAATACATACTAacaatatcaaataaaaaaaacaatatcagAGATAAAAGATAGTATAAaatagggcaattgtcaataatagcacctttgaagttcatgtctcaaaaatagcactagaaggagaaagtcacaaaaatgacattcattaaagggtaaaatatccttaatacccttggtttaaaattaaataaacaaacaaaaataaataaaaataaataaaataaaaataaaataaataaaaaaaagattttttttttatatagtttcagattatatgttttcagattcgaaatttttataattttttttataattttttttttcaaattttctttttataatttaaaaatactttttgaaactgtttttaaaatttttattttttattttagtatattttttttataaaattttaaaccctaattccaaaaccccaccccttaactctaaaccctaaggtttgaattaattaacccaaggggtataagtgtatatttacctctttaatgaaacctatttttgtgactttgagccttgagtgctactttgaaaacataaacttggtttagtgctattctagtttttttctctataaaatatgtaaagctttgaaaatgtttatgaaCCGGAAAATTAGTTTTTCCGATGTTATATTGTTACGTGTGTGAACGGGATTGCGTAACTAACAATGAACTGCATTGCCTTTTGTATTGGGTTTGACAGACAGTTCAACaatgaaacaaactataactaaaaatataatatgtatatatacccGATAAATTTAACATAAgccaaaaaaggaaaaatgttTATAGCTATTATATCTTTGTTTTAAAGAACCAGATCTCTAACACCTCAAAAGAGTATACATCCCATGAGATTGATGAGAACTAAGATTAATCCAACATCTTCGGTTTAAACTTTGGTATAGTGCCTCATCAAGAGGTTTGGTTAGACGAAAACCAAAGCTTTTTCTGGCAAACCAGAATCTTCTCGCTTTCCACGGCATACTCAGTCTCCTCTCTCCGACAATTCCACCTCGTCCCCTTGGCCAACATCGTGATTGCGTCCATGAAATAACTCGATTCTCGCATTATTACATATCCACCCGGTCTCAATATCCGGTCCATCTCCAGCAAAACGTACTTCATCTCACACCTGTTTCACATTACCACACGGTTCACATACACATAAATACCAGAACCTGTGCGAAACCAATCTTAAATTCAATTTAACCGGTGCTGAATTTTGATAAACCAAACCGTTCCGGTCCGTCCAAAccataaaattaaactaaaaatcaaaattaatcgTAAAGTTGTTGAATTGGTTTTAATTTCATATACCGGAactaaaatttgaatttgagcCCAACCAAGAAAATTGGAACGGAAAACAAATGTAtatccaatttaaaattgaaaccTAAACCATACCAAACCGGGATCTAAAACGTACCTGTGGCTCTCAAGTGTAAAAAGGCTGTCAAGGTGAAGAAGATCATATGTTCTTGGATACGTCGAGAAAGCTTCGCACCTACAGTTTCAGTTCCAGGTTAACATCCTTCACATACACATaacaaaaacagagaaaagatTCTATTACCAGTCGTGGTAGGTTCCAATGAGACCACGATCAAAGACAACATGAAGCGTATTGGCGCTGTAGGACGAGACAACGTTCATGACCCAAACAGGATCCTTGACAAGAGCAGCAGCGAAGCCTCCATAAACAGTGTTCATATCCATAACATTCCTTATCTTATCTGTCCCAAGAGCCGGTAACACTTTCTTGTAATGCTTAACCCTGTTCTTCCACTTACCATCATCGTGTTTCAAACCACTAGCGCTCCCTCCATGAACATCAGAGATCCTCTCCGGCGCTACGTTCAATCTCTCGGGCCATTTCGGTATCGACCCGAGTCCAGAGTTCTTGACTTTAGCGGTCGGTGCAACCACGCAGGGACGGAGGGGAGTGTACCAAGCGGAGTCAGGTTCAATGCTGTCGTCACATTTTGGAGGGTAAGCTTCCATGTTCTTTGCGATCTTGTCGTAACAAGATTTGTCTGAGAGTTTCTGCCACACGGCTATGTCGTCTTTTTGTGCGTACTTTTTGAAGCACATGGAGGTTAGAAGTGACTGGAGCTTGTTGTAGTCTGATTTCTGATCTTCCATGGTTGTGTTCCATCCGCGCCACCGTCTGTTGTAGTTCACTGGTGGACCTGAGAGAACCCAGAAACCTCCAGGTCGGACTATCCGGTGAATCTCAAGCAAATAGATCCCACCTGCAACATCATACAATCATTCAGATGTTTGAgattaaatgaaataataaaccaATTACAATCGATTGACAGTGTGTTCAATCCAGATTAACCaaatcgatccaaaccaaaccaaaatactGATCTAAAAATGTTAATACGGTTTAAATGGATTCATTTTCTATATccaaaaaaaaccaaaaccgaacAAGAAAACCGATCTAAAACCTGAATCTGAACCAAACCATTCATAACAAATTAAGTTTTATCTTggatatgaatatttttataagccGAAAAATATATCACAATGTAATATAAACCATGAAGCAGAAGCTTACCAAACTCAGTCCAGGGAATGAGACATCTAGAGCAATGAGCCATATCAAAAGAATTTGAAGGGAAGGGGAGACGCTGCGTAGAGATAACACCGAGAATAGCAGGGATCCCACGTTCAAGAGCAAACTGAACCTGAGCTTCATGGTTATCTCTAGGAGCCAGAGAGATTGTTAGTATCCCACGGTCCAATAGATCACCTCCCCAGCTCGCTACCTACATAACAAAAACCAACTCAAAAACTTTATAAACCGGAACCGGTTAGAGAAACTTGAGTTagttgaaaagaaagaaagaaagagagagactaACCCCACAGCCAGTGTCAATGGCGGTTCTGACTGTACCGTCTTTCATCTCGGGAATCAGATCTTGCATCTCATCAACGTAGTGACTAACTCCACGTGGAAACATGGTACCACCACCAGGGAAATGGAACTTGTCACCTTCTTTCTTGAGCCAATGCTGGTTTGATTTCTGCTTGTTGATCCAATCATAAGGCACGTTCTTGTACCAACACTGGTCTCTGCTCTTCGGCCATCTTATAGGCGGTTTGTACCCGTCTGGTGGTGGGATCAAACACTCGTTCTTCTCGTAAACTGGAGGACAGTGACGCTCCAAGAAACTTAGGCGGTGTACACCGTACCTCTTCCATCTCTGAGAACAAGGAAACACCACAACAAAAACAGTTCAGTCTTACGCAACAGAGTAAGAGTAGGTTTTTATTTGTGTACCTTTGGATCGGTGCAGGGCGTGTAATCTTGCAACTCTGAACTGCATTCAGGGAAAGAGACGGATTTGATTTGAAGAGGCGAAACTGTTGGTTTCATAGGGGAAGCTACAGCCTTTGTAGTGGTGCTTGTGACGTCGTTGGCTTCGATCTTGACTCTCTCAGAGCAAAACATACCACCGAGGTAAAAGGAGAAACCGCACAAAGCGATGAACAGAACTGTGAGTGATAAGATCCTAGAAGAACCCTTTTCGGGTTGCGAAGATTGCTTCCCGTTCTTCATCATTCTATAGAAACCAAAAAAGTAAGGAATCAGATCAACCAAACTTCTTATTATCGTTACAGTTCACTATGAAATATACAAAAATGACTTTGGTATGTCTTGATCAGGAATAAATATGAATCTTTAGTCAATAAATAGTATGAATGAGATTCAGATTTAGAAGATGAGATCTGGAAGAGACACTTTTTCCAACACAGTGCAACTTCTGTCGCATTTTCACATGTCCTAAAAGATGGGTCCCCAATATTAAAGGCACCCCTAAAGCATCACACTAGGTCAAAAGAAGTTTAAATTGGAAGACATCAGAGGCGACTACTCATTTGTTTTAACGCTTAAAATAACCCTTAAAAATATGTACAGTTGAGGGTTCTACAGCTCTATATTTATCATCTATCCATAGATCGAAACTTTACAGCAgaataattttcaatttaaGAAACTTTGGGAGGAAAAAGGGTTATGAACAAAATACATTGAAAGATGAGATCTTTAGATGGGCTTAGTAGTTAGTGCACATCAACAGAAACAAACGGAAACAAGTATGACTTGATCAATGAGTACAGCTCACCAAAATGGATCTGACGCgtacacaaaagaaaaacagaggaaTATGAACAGAACATAAAGAAAAGAACTAAGGATTTACTTACTtagaatgtttttgttttgagatGAGAAGATTTTAAGTAAGAGATTGGGATAAGAAGTGAGGACTCCTCTCTCCGCAGATCTCTCAATCTTTCACTCTCCAAGTCTGTGTGTTTATCAGACAAGAAGTGAAGCTAACAGATAGATAGAGAAAgctttttatataaaagtatctcttc
It encodes the following:
- the LOC125575120 gene encoding probable methyltransferase PMT20, whose amino-acid sequence is MMKNGKQSSQPEKGSSRILSLTVLFIALCGFSFYLGGMFCSERVKIEANDVTSTTTKAVASPMKPTVSPLQIKSVSFPECSSELQDYTPCTDPKRWKRYGVHRLSFLERHCPPVYEKNECLIPPPDGYKPPIRWPKSRDQCWYKNVPYDWINKQKSNQHWLKKEGDKFHFPGGGTMFPRGVSHYVDEMQDLIPEMKDGTVRTAIDTGCGVASWGGDLLDRGILTISLAPRDNHEAQVQFALERGIPAILGVISTQRLPFPSNSFDMAHCSRCLIPWTEFGGIYLLEIHRIVRPGGFWVLSGPPVNYNRRWRGWNTTMEDQKSDYNKLQSLLTSMCFKKYAQKDDIAVWQKLSDKSCYDKIAKNMEAYPPKCDDSIEPDSAWYTPLRPCVVAPTAKVKNSGLGSIPKWPERLNVAPERISDVHGGSASGLKHDDGKWKNRVKHYKKVLPALGTDKIRNVMDMNTVYGGFAAALVKDPVWVMNVVSSYSANTLHVVFDRGLIGTYHDWCEAFSTYPRTYDLLHLDSLFTLESHRCEMKYVLLEMDRILRPGGYVIMRESSYFMDAITMLAKGTRWNCRREETEYAVESEKILVCQKKLWFSSNQTS